The following are encoded in a window of Arvicanthis niloticus isolate mArvNil1 unplaced genomic scaffold, mArvNil1.pat.X pat_scaffold_1126_arrow_ctg1, whole genome shotgun sequence genomic DNA:
- the LOC117701469 gene encoding U3 small nucleolar ribonucleoprotein IMP3 encodes MVRKLKFHEQKLLKQVDFLNWEVTDHNLHELRVLRRYGLQRREEYTRYNQLSRAVRELARRLRDLPERDPFRVRATAALLDKLYALGLVPTRGSLELCDNVSASSFCRRRLPTLLLKLRMAQHLQAAVAFVEQGHVRVGPEVVTDPAFLVTRSMEDFVTWVDSSKIKRHVLEYNEERDDFDLDA; translated from the coding sequence ATGGTGCGGAAGCTTAAGTTCCATGAGCAGAAGCTGCTGAAACAGGTGGACTTCCTAAACTGGGAAGTCACCGACCACAACCTTCACGAGCTGCGCGTGCTGCGGCGGTACGGGCTCCAGCGGCGCGAGGAGTACACGCGCTACAACCAGCTGAGCCGCGCGGTGCGCGAGCTGGCGCGGCGCCTGCGCGACCTGCCCGAGCGCGACCCGTTTCGCGTGCGCGCCACGGCGGCGCTGTTGGACAAGTTGTACGCTCTGGGCCTGGTGCCCACGCGCGGCTCCCTAGAACTCTGCGACAACGTCTCAGCCTCGTCTTTCTGCCGCCGCCGCTTGCCTACTTTGCTCCTCAAGCTACGCATGGCGCAGCATCTCCAGGCTGCTGTGGCCTTTGTGGAGCAAGGTCACGTCCGCGTGGGACCAGAAGTAGTCACCGATCCTGCCTTTCTCGTCACCCGCAGCATGGAGGACTTTGTCACCTGGGTGGATTCATCCAAGATCAAGCGGCACGTGTTGGAGTACAATGAGGAGCGCGATGACTTTGATCTAGATGCCTAG
- the LOC117701470 gene encoding sorting nexin-33 produces the protein MALKGRALYDFHSENKEEISIQQDEDLVIFSETSLDGWLQGQNSRGETGLFPASYVEIVRPGINTNHVDYSNIPAGSLGTQVSLYSSPSMASPARSGGGSGYLSNQGSFEDDDDDDWDDWDDGCTVVEEPLAGGLGTNGHPPLNLSYPGAYPNQHMAFRPKAPLERQDSLASAKRGSVVGRNLNRFSCFVRSGVEAFILGDVPMMAKIAETYPIEMGPRGPQWKANPHPFACSIEDPTKQTKFKGIKSYISYKLTPTHAGSPVYRRYKHFDWLYNRLLHKFTVISVPHLPEKQATGRFEEDFIEKRKRRLILWMDHMTSHPVLSQYEGFQHFLSCLDDKQWKMGKRRAEKDEMVGASFLLTFQIPTEHQDLQDVEDRVDTFKAFSKKMDDSVLQLSTVAAELVRKHVGGFRKEFQKLGSAFQAISHAFQMDPPFRSEALNNAISHTGRTYETVGEMFAEQPKHDLFQMLDTLSLYQGLLSNFPDIIHLQKGAFAKVKESQRMSDEGRMAQEEADGIRRRCRVVGFALQAEMNHFHQRRELDFKHMMQSYLRQQILFYQRVGQQLEKTLRMYDHL, from the exons ATGGCACTGAAAGGCCGAGCCCTCTATGATTTCCACAGTGAGAACAAGGAGGAAATCAGTATCCAGCAGGATGAAGACCTGGTTATCTTCAGTGAGACCTCACTGGACGGCTGGCTGCAGGGACAGAACAGCCGTGGGGAGACAGGGCTCTTCCCTGCCTCTTATGTTGAGATTGTCCGTCCTGGCATCAACACCAACCATGTGGATTATTCCAACATCCCTGCAGGCTCCCTGGGCACCCAGGTGAGTTTGTATAGCAGCCCTAGTATGGCCAGTCCAGCCAGAAGTGGTGGGGGCAGCGGCTACCTCTCAAACCAAGGAAGCtttgaggatgatgatgatgatgactgggATGACTGGGATGACGGATGCACAGTGGTGGAAGAGCCACTGGCTGGTGGTCTAGGTACCAATGGGCACCCTCCACTCAACCTCTCCTATCCGGGTGCCTACCCCAACCAGCATATGGCTTTCCGACCCAAGGCACCCCTGGAAAGACAGGACAGTCTGGCGTCCGCCAAGCGGGGAAGTGTGGTAGGACGGAACCTTAATCGTTTCTCATGCTTTGTACGCTCTGGGGTGGAGGCCTTCATCCTTGGTGATGTGCCCATGATGGCCAAGATTGCAGAGACATACCCCATTGAGATGGGCCCACGAGGCCCTCAGTGGAAGGCCAACCCCCACCCATTTGCCTGCTCCATAGAGGACCCTACCAAACAGACCAAGTTCAAAGGCATTAAAAGTTACATCTCCTACAAGCTTACACCCACCCATGCTGGCTCGCCTGTCTACCGGCGCTACAAACACTTTGACTGGCTCTACAACCGCCTTCTGCACAAGTTCACAGTGATCTCAGTGCCCCACCTGCCTGAGAAGCAGGCCACAGGCCGCTTTGAGGAGGACTTCATTGAGAAGCGCAAACGGAGGCTCATCCTTTGGATGGACCACATGACCAGCCACCCTGTGCTCTCCCAGTACGAGGGCTTCCAGCACTTCCTCAGCTGCCTGGATGACAAGCAGTGGAAGATGGGTAAACGCCGAGCAGAGAAGGATGAGATGGTGGGTGCCAGTTTTCTGCTCACCTTCCAGATCCCCACAGAGCACCAGGATCTGCAGGATGTAGAGGACCGCGTGGATACATTCAAGGCTTTCAGTAAGAAGATGGATGACAGCGTCCTGCAGCTTAGCACTGTGGCGGCAGAGCTGGTACGGAAGCACGTGGGTGGCTTCCGTAAGGAGTTCCAGAAGCTCGGCAGTGCCTTCCAGGCCATTAGCCATGCCTTCCAGATGGACCCTCCCTTTAGGTCTGAGGCTCTCAATAATGCCATCTCTCACACTGGCCGGACCTATGAAACTGTTGGCGAGATGTTTGCTGAACAACCTAAGCATGACCTCTTCCAAATGCTTGACACTTTGTCTCTCTACCAGGGCCTACTCTCCAACTTCCCTGACATTATCCACCTGCAGAAAG GTGCCTTTGCTAAGGTGAAGGAAAGCCAGCGCATGAGTGATGAGGGCCGCATGGCTCAGGAAGAGGCAGATGGCATTCGCAGGCGCTGCCGAGTGGTAGGCTTCGCCCTGCAGGCCGAGATGAACCATTTCCACCAGCGCCGTGAGCTCGACTTCAAGCACATGATGCAAAGCTACCTGCGTCAGCAGATCCTTTTCTACCAGCGGGTAGGCCAGCAGCTGGAGAAGACCCTCCGCATGTATGACCACCTCTGA